The following proteins are encoded in a genomic region of Paenibacillus sp. FSL R7-0273:
- a CDS encoding sensor histidine kinase: MAYSENELRASLISAVPIILDRHYQSLAGKNTEFALFITMHKEMLDSSFRDILVLMIEAFFMEAEDYVRYLDVQQREGAQQGVFMAELLGKHYDLMLEMSKDLNLTAQNVMFRIIEDQVDDSAGRLLFNERLVECNWARFTGFAQGYLSNKNQEIDSLHEQKIAVMGQMAAGMAHEIRNPLASIKGFAQLVNNRLNEPVIKAAELRTYLDITIKEIDNLNKLVTDFLVLSRKGDIVTNDGEIFNVIEVVHRVINIVNQLILSDNIVLNVNYSTEQLLTLGSASQLEQVFLNILKNSIDSFTIYSGRIDVTITVQAETSQIVLIFADNGVGIPEDKLNRIFDPFFTTKQKGTGIGLSICKQLIETYGGQIQVDSKVHVGTSVKVSLPLVNDPVYMDEAVL; the protein is encoded by the coding sequence ATGGCTTACAGTGAAAATGAATTGCGTGCATCGTTAATTTCTGCCGTTCCCATCATTCTGGACAGGCATTACCAGTCACTAGCCGGCAAAAATACGGAATTTGCCTTGTTTATTACTATGCATAAGGAGATGCTGGATTCAAGCTTCAGGGATATTCTGGTGCTTATGATTGAGGCCTTTTTTATGGAAGCCGAGGATTACGTGCGGTATCTGGATGTACAGCAGCGCGAAGGCGCCCAGCAAGGGGTGTTCATGGCAGAGCTGCTGGGCAAGCATTATGATCTGATGCTGGAAATGAGCAAGGATCTGAACCTTACGGCCCAGAATGTGATGTTCCGGATTATAGAGGATCAGGTGGATGATTCTGCGGGCCGCCTGCTGTTCAATGAACGTCTGGTCGAATGCAACTGGGCCCGCTTTACCGGTTTCGCCCAAGGCTATCTGTCCAACAAGAATCAGGAAATTGACAGTCTGCATGAACAAAAAATCGCGGTAATGGGACAGATGGCAGCAGGCATGGCCCATGAAATCCGTAATCCGCTGGCTTCAATTAAGGGCTTTGCCCAGCTTGTCAACAACCGCTTGAATGAGCCTGTAATCAAGGCGGCAGAGCTGCGCACCTATCTTGATATTACCATCAAGGAAATCGACAATCTGAACAAGCTGGTTACCGATTTTCTGGTGCTGTCCCGTAAAGGGGATATCGTCACGAATGACGGTGAAATTTTTAACGTGATCGAGGTTGTCCATCGAGTGATCAATATCGTGAATCAGCTGATACTCAGCGATAATATCGTTCTGAATGTGAACTATTCTACAGAGCAGCTGCTGACCCTGGGCAGCGCCTCACAGCTGGAGCAGGTTTTTCTGAATATTTTAAAGAACAGTATTGACTCCTTCACGATCTACAGCGGCAGAATCGACGTTACAATTACAGTGCAGGCGGAGACAAGCCAGATTGTGCTGATTTTTGCCGATAACGGCGTGGGGATTCCGGAGGATAAGCTGAACCGGATCTTTGATCCCTTTTTTACCACCAAGCAAAAAGGAACCGGTATCGGATTATCCATCTGCAAGCAATTGATTGAAACGTACGGCGGACAGATCCAGGTGGATTCCAAGGTTCATGTAGGGACGAGTGTAAAGGTCAGCCTGCCCCTGGTTAATGACCCGGTGTATATGGATGAGGCTGTCTTATAG
- a CDS encoding AraC family transcriptional regulator: MNNQQLTRMYMENLEVRVTAAGYNQVWSDWRELDYTPDYNKFYLICEGEGWLKIGDTEYTPQPGEWFLMPQGVKQSFSYTSGPRYTKYWCHFTARIGERNLFDLLQTPVMIGTGQDSGAAELFRELLKYHKDDSVTGPLLVKAAMLRLISYYLEQVAVTRSGLRPAAVSEPLQQVISHIQRYYHRNLTIEELAEQAHLQPNYFIRVFKRQFGTSPIQYINKKRLEEAKLLLVTTNLLLAEIGERVGIPDISYLSRTFKAATGFSPTAYRLTFNPEQRFVHAKKPQQ, from the coding sequence GTGAACAACCAGCAATTAACCCGGATGTACATGGAGAATCTGGAAGTACGCGTAACCGCTGCAGGCTACAACCAGGTATGGAGTGACTGGCGGGAGCTGGACTACACGCCTGACTACAATAAGTTTTATCTGATCTGCGAAGGGGAGGGCTGGCTGAAAATAGGTGATACGGAATACACCCCGCAGCCCGGAGAGTGGTTCCTGATGCCTCAGGGCGTCAAGCAGTCCTTTTCGTATACTTCCGGACCGCGGTATACCAAATACTGGTGCCATTTTACCGCACGGATCGGGGAACGCAATTTGTTTGACCTGCTGCAGACACCGGTGATGATCGGCACGGGGCAGGACAGCGGCGCGGCTGAGCTTTTCCGCGAATTACTGAAATACCATAAAGACGATTCCGTTACCGGCCCGCTGCTGGTCAAAGCCGCCATGCTGAGGCTCATCTCCTATTACCTGGAGCAGGTAGCCGTGACCCGGAGCGGTCTCCGGCCGGCTGCCGTATCCGAGCCGCTCCAGCAGGTGATCTCGCATATCCAGCGCTATTATCACCGGAATCTGACGATTGAAGAGCTCGCGGAGCAGGCACACCTGCAGCCCAATTATTTTATCCGTGTATTCAAAAGGCAGTTTGGAACTTCACCGATCCAATACATCAATAAAAAAAGGCTCGAGGAAGCCAAGCTGCTGCTGGTGACCACCAACCTTCTCTTGGCGGAAATAGGCGAACGGGTAGGAATTCCCGACATCTCTTACCTGTCAAGAACCTTCAAGGCGGCCACCGGCTTCTCGCCCACGGCCTACCGGCTGACCTTCAATCCGGAGCAGCGATTTGTACACGCAAAAAAACCTCAGCAATGA
- a CDS encoding alpha-L-arabinofuranosidase C-terminal domain-containing protein, with amino-acid sequence MNNQTKLKVYTQKTGAALGDMFGIFFEDLNHAADGGLYAELVQNRSFEFDPIDHPSYHALTAWDKVERGGGRAELTVESESPFHSKNPHYAVIQIIEPGDGVGLSNAGFNTGIPVKKGGNYLFSVYARRTDSFNVPVRVLIEDRNGEVCASAELAVDSADWRKYEAVLTAGCTDNACRLVILTGGQGRLELDLVSLFPEKTYLGRRNGLREDIAVLLADMKPKFMRFPGGCLVHDGSLNPDDRNSMYRWKNTIGELAERPARRNNWQYNQTLGLGYYEYFQFCEDIGAKAIPVLPGGYDPHHKRIVPLDELGPWIQDALDLIEFAIGDASTEWGAIRSSLGHPEPFGLEYIAIGNEEVGEPFFERYPYFHKAIKQQYPDIKVINSSGPFAAGGEYERGWASAREHGSDLVDEHYYQSPEWFLANMDRYDSFKADEPKVFLGEYASWGNTYYNALVEAAFMTRLERNAHAIGLACYAPMLCNVDYVNWKPDMIWFNNHEAFGTPNYYVQKLFMNHHGDRLLEIDAENLPAKPEPVREPVKGSIVLAAEKSAVIYSNITLTNNLTGEQKVIEAPVELNDTEGTVSKEEGLRSFTLGETGWSDYTLRLTARKTGGVRAFLIFYGMQDAKNRLNWELGGWQNQDSTLSAVTDGRGSCLTQSLFTVEKDTDYELELHVSGRLITASVDGAVINTAEDRQPDIQPLYYTASVEDITGDVIVKAVNVLERPLPVTVELQELAAASYLAEVHELSGVSLDAENSFEEPLKVSPSNTTISFEGSSFAYEFPGHSVTVFRIHSN; translated from the coding sequence ATGAATAACCAGACCAAGCTGAAGGTGTACACGCAAAAGACTGGAGCAGCGCTGGGCGATATGTTCGGTATTTTCTTTGAGGACCTTAATCATGCCGCAGACGGGGGATTGTATGCAGAGCTGGTTCAGAACCGCTCGTTTGAATTTGACCCGATCGACCATCCCAGCTATCATGCGTTGACTGCCTGGGACAAGGTGGAGCGCGGCGGCGGGCGTGCGGAGCTGACAGTGGAGAGCGAATCCCCGTTTCACTCCAAAAACCCGCATTATGCGGTTATCCAGATTATCGAGCCGGGAGACGGTGTCGGCCTGTCCAATGCCGGCTTTAACACCGGTATTCCCGTAAAGAAAGGCGGAAATTATCTGTTCTCCGTCTATGCACGGCGCACGGACAGCTTCAATGTGCCTGTACGTGTCCTCATTGAGGACCGGAACGGCGAGGTGTGCGCATCAGCTGAGCTTGCTGTGGATTCCGCTGACTGGCGGAAATACGAAGCCGTTCTGACCGCTGGCTGCACCGATAATGCCTGCAGGCTGGTCATCCTGACCGGCGGGCAGGGCAGGCTGGAGCTTGATCTGGTGTCCCTGTTCCCGGAGAAGACCTACCTTGGACGCCGCAACGGGCTGCGCGAGGATATCGCCGTCCTGCTGGCCGATATGAAGCCGAAATTCATGCGTTTTCCCGGCGGCTGTCTTGTTCATGACGGATCATTGAATCCCGATGACCGGAATTCAATGTACCGCTGGAAGAATACGATCGGCGAGCTTGCTGAACGTCCGGCGAGACGGAATAACTGGCAGTATAATCAGACCCTGGGCCTCGGCTACTATGAGTATTTCCAGTTCTGCGAAGATATCGGGGCCAAGGCGATCCCTGTATTGCCGGGCGGCTATGACCCGCACCATAAGCGCATCGTTCCGCTTGACGAGCTGGGGCCGTGGATTCAGGATGCCCTGGACCTGATTGAATTTGCCATTGGTGACGCATCCACGGAGTGGGGAGCGATCCGCAGCTCACTCGGTCATCCCGAGCCGTTCGGCCTGGAATATATTGCGATCGGCAACGAGGAGGTCGGCGAGCCATTCTTTGAGCGGTATCCGTATTTCCATAAGGCCATTAAGCAGCAGTATCCGGATATTAAGGTGATTAACAGCAGCGGCCCGTTCGCTGCCGGCGGTGAATATGAGCGGGGCTGGGCTTCGGCCAGAGAACACGGCTCAGATCTTGTTGACGAGCATTACTACCAGTCCCCGGAGTGGTTCCTGGCCAATATGGACCGGTACGACAGCTTCAAGGCTGATGAGCCTAAGGTGTTCCTGGGTGAATATGCATCCTGGGGCAACACCTATTATAATGCGCTGGTGGAAGCCGCATTCATGACCCGGCTGGAGCGCAATGCCCATGCTATCGGCCTGGCCTGCTATGCGCCGATGCTGTGCAATGTCGACTATGTTAACTGGAAGCCGGATATGATCTGGTTTAACAACCATGAAGCGTTCGGTACACCGAACTACTATGTCCAGAAGCTGTTCATGAACCATCACGGAGACCGGCTGCTGGAGATCGATGCCGAGAATCTGCCGGCGAAGCCGGAGCCTGTCCGGGAGCCGGTGAAGGGCAGCATCGTCCTGGCTGCCGAGAAATCTGCTGTTATATACAGCAACATTACGCTGACCAACAATCTGACAGGTGAGCAAAAGGTGATAGAAGCACCAGTGGAGCTCAATGACACAGAAGGTACCGTCAGCAAGGAGGAAGGGCTGCGCTCGTTCACGCTGGGGGAAACCGGCTGGAGCGATTACACGCTCAGACTGACTGCCCGCAAAACAGGCGGCGTCCGCGCCTTCCTGATCTTCTACGGCATGCAGGACGCTAAGAACCGGCTGAACTGGGAGCTTGGCGGCTGGCAGAATCAGGACAGCACGCTGAGTGCGGTAACTGACGGACGGGGCTCCTGCCTGACCCAGAGCCTGTTCACGGTAGAGAAGGATACCGATTATGAGCTGGAGCTGCACGTCAGCGGCCGCCTGATTACAGCCTCGGTTGACGGTGCTGTGATCAACACGGCGGAGGACCGCCAGCCGGACATTCAGCCGCTGTATTATACGGCAAGCGTGGAGGATATCACCGGCGATGTGATCGTCAAGGCGGTAAACGTCCTGGAGAGGCCGCTTCCGGTTACGGTAGAGCTGCAGGAGCTGGCAGCCGCTTCATACCTGGCTGAGGTCCATGAGCTGTCCGGAGTCAGCCTCGATGCCGAGAACAGCTTTGAGGAGCCGCTGAAGGTCAGCCCGTCCAACACAACGATCAGTTTTGAAGGCAGCAGCTTTGCCTATGAATTCCCGGGACATTCCGTGACTGTATTCAGAATTCATTCTAATTAA